GGCGGCCGACCTGGGACTCTCCACCGTACTGGTGGAACGTTACCCCACCCTGGGGGGCGTCTGCCTCAACGTGGGCTGCATTCCCTCCAAGGCCCTGCTCCACGTCGCCCAGGTGCTGGAAGAAGCCCAGCATCTAAGCGCCGCCGGGGTGAGCTTTGGGGCACCCCAGGTGGATCTGGATAAGCTCCGGGAACACAAAAACCGGGTGGTGGGCAAGCTCACCGGCGGTCTGGCGGGCATGGCCAAGGGCCGCAAAGTGCAGCATCTCCAAGGCCTAGGCCGCTTCCTCGACCCCCATCATCTGGAAGTCACCGCCGCCGACGGTACCCGTCAGGTGGTGCGCTTCCAGAAGGCCATCATCGCGGCCGGCTCCCAGCCCGTGGCCCTGCCCTTCATGCCCAAGGACGATCCCCGGGTGGTGGATTCCACCGGCGCCCTGGAACTGCGTACCCTGCCGAAGAAAATGCTGGTCATCGGCGGCGGCATTATCGGTCTGGAAATGGCCACGGTGTATAGCGCCCTGGGGGCCCGCATTACCGTGGTGGAACTGGGGCCCAAGCTCATGCCCGGGGCCGACCGGGATCTGGTCAAGGTGTGGGAAAAGAAAAATGCCCCCCGCTTCGACCGCATTCTCCTGGGCACCGGGGTCACCGCCGCCGAAGCCAAACCGGAAGGGGTGGAAGTCACCTATTCCACGGGGGAGAAGGAAGCCTTCGACCTGGTACTGGTGGCCGTGGGGCGCACCCCCAACGGCAAGAAAATCGCCGCCGAAGCCGCCGGAGTAGCCGTCACCGAACGGGGCTTCATCAACGTGGATGCCCAGCTGCGCACCAACGTGCCCCACATTTTTGCCATCGGGGACATCGTGGGTCAGCCCATGCTGGCCCACAAGGCGGTCCACGAAGCCCATGTGGCGGCGGAGGTGGCGGCTGGGGAAGTGCAGGGCAAGGCGGAGCTGGCCCGGGCTGCCTTCGATGTGCTGCAAATTCCCAGCGTGGCCTACACCCATCCGGAAATCGCCTGGGCAGGCAAGACAGAGGAACAGCTCAAGGCGGACGGGGTGGCCTACGAAAAAGCCCTGTTCCCCTGGGCCGCCAGCGGCCGGGCCATTGCCAACGGGGCGGAGGACGGCTTCACCAAGCTGCTCTTCGACCAGGCCAGCCAGCGCCTACTGGGGGGCGGCATTGTGGGCATGGGGGCCGGCGACCTGATCGGGGAAGTGTGCCTGGCCGTGGAAATGGGCTGCGATGCGGTGGATATGGGCAAGACCATCCATCCCCATCCCACCCTCTGCGAATCCGTGGGACTGGCGGCAGAAGCGGCCCATGGCAGTTGCACCGATCTGCCCCCGGCCCGGAAAAAATAGGCCCGTTTCGGGTATACCCACGCCGCCTGCGGGCGGCGTTTTTTTTTGGCCTCGTCCCCATCCTGTCTGCGGAATTGCTGCCCATTTTGGTAAAGCCAAGGTAAAAGGGTATAAATGTCAAAAATTTGTGGAATGGGTCACTGACATAGCTAGCTACCCGGGGCTAAGATAATCGGCCAGACAAAAGTCATAGTCCCCTAATATTTCCGGAGTTCGCCGCCCCCATCGACGACCCCCCAAGGCAGCCACCGCCCCATGTTGAACTGGATACTGTCCCGTATTCGCTCCGAAGACGTGAGCCACCCCCTGGGCAGCGAAAAAGCCATCGCCGCCTATCTGGCCCAGGTCCCCGTGCTCAATCCGGGCAAGACCTTGCAGGAGCTGGGCCTGTGGCTGGGCAATCCGGACCGGCTGGCCGCCGAATTGCCTCCCACGGCCCTAGCCCGGGCGGTGGAACGCCTGGACGAATTCGCCCAGCCCGCCGCCGTGCTGTGCCTGGATGCCTATCTGGCGCAAAAGCAGCAGGACTACGCCGCCGAGCAAAGCCTGCGGCCCCTGGAAACCTATTTCCATCAGGCGGCCCTGGCCAACCGGCTGACCCTGGACCG
This sequence is a window from Azospira inquinata. Protein-coding genes within it:
- the lpdA gene encoding dihydrolipoyl dehydrogenase → MDLIEVKVPDIGDFKDVPVIELLVKAGDTVQVDDALVTLESDKATMDVPAPTAGIIREVKVQLGDRVSEGSVIALVEAVATTASSQGESAPAAPAAAPTPTASAPAPEAGSFAGQADVSCDMVVLGAGPGGYSAAFRAADLGLSTVLVERYPTLGGVCLNVGCIPSKALLHVAQVLEEAQHLSAAGVSFGAPQVDLDKLREHKNRVVGKLTGGLAGMAKGRKVQHLQGLGRFLDPHHLEVTAADGTRQVVRFQKAIIAAGSQPVALPFMPKDDPRVVDSTGALELRTLPKKMLVIGGGIIGLEMATVYSALGARITVVELGPKLMPGADRDLVKVWEKKNAPRFDRILLGTGVTAAEAKPEGVEVTYSTGEKEAFDLVLVAVGRTPNGKKIAAEAAGVAVTERGFINVDAQLRTNVPHIFAIGDIVGQPMLAHKAVHEAHVAAEVAAGEVQGKAELARAAFDVLQIPSVAYTHPEIAWAGKTEEQLKADGVAYEKALFPWAASGRAIANGAEDGFTKLLFDQASQRLLGGGIVGMGAGDLIGEVCLAVEMGCDAVDMGKTIHPHPTLCESVGLAAEAAHGSCTDLPPARKK